In Caproiciproducens sp. NJN-50, the following are encoded in one genomic region:
- a CDS encoding SHOCT-like domain-containing protein, translated as MNGNEKTRILNLLRDGAITTEEAERLLDALESRREPEPGPEPVVLKDSRGRKPKKLRILVDNAEANNGKAKVNVSIPISLIRSLGPIALSSIPKKTKQELEENGVDVASILSQVEELIESGADEDFVNVDTGDGEGEGSSKVRIYVE; from the coding sequence ATGAACGGAAACGAGAAAACCCGCATCCTGAACCTGCTCCGCGACGGAGCGATCACGACGGAGGAAGCCGAGCGCCTGCTGGACGCGCTGGAGAGCCGCCGGGAGCCGGAGCCCGGACCGGAGCCGGTCGTTCTGAAGGACAGCCGCGGCCGCAAGCCGAAGAAGCTGCGGATTCTGGTCGACAACGCGGAGGCAAACAACGGAAAAGCGAAAGTCAACGTGAGCATCCCGATCTCCCTGATCCGGTCCCTGGGGCCGATCGCGCTTTCCAGCATTCCGAAGAAGACAAAGCAGGAGCTGGAAGAAAACGGCGTGGACGTCGCCTCCATCCTCTCACAGGTGGAGGAGCTGATCGAAAGCGGCGCGGATGAGGATTTCGTCAATGTCGACACCGGCGACGGAGAAGGAGAAGGTTCTTCGAAGGTCAGGATTTATGTCGAATAG
- a CDS encoding thioesterase family protein: MPDTRLTKEFTVSQEMLASRMGSGLLPVLATPIVAAFFENTAMEIAAGYLSDGETTVGSKITVEHLAPTAPGCKVTVTAELEEHEKRTFRFRLEARDNAGVVATGTHVRVSVAGERFMKKAEERKNTVAQ, from the coding sequence ATGCCGGACACCCGATTGACAAAGGAATTCACCGTTTCTCAGGAAATGCTCGCCTCGCGCATGGGCAGCGGGCTTCTGCCCGTATTGGCAACGCCGATTGTCGCGGCCTTTTTCGAAAACACGGCGATGGAGATCGCCGCGGGGTATCTCTCGGACGGCGAAACGACCGTCGGCTCGAAAATCACCGTGGAGCATCTGGCTCCGACGGCGCCTGGCTGCAAGGTCACGGTGACCGCCGAACTGGAAGAGCATGAAAAAAGGACGTTCCGGTTCCGTCTGGAAGCGCGCGACAACGCGGGAGTCGTCGCGACGGGGACGCATGTGCGCGTCAGCGTGGCGGGCGAGCGGTTTATGAAGAAGGCGGAAGAGCGGAAAAACACGGTGGCTCAATGA
- a CDS encoding energy-coupled thiamine transporter ThiT — MTNEKSNSGMNAANLRLVESAIMLALATVLSLIKVYQMPLGGSVTLCSMLPVLLIGYKYGFKWGVLTGFTYGVIQLLLDVAAVMSWGLTPVAVAASFAFDYLLAFTCLGLAGIYGKSFPKFVAGMFTAVFLRFLSHVISGVTAYASWLPDEWHGHLWLYSIAYNGSYVLPDFAVCLVVGALLYKPLRRFL, encoded by the coding sequence ATGACAAATGAAAAGAGCAATTCCGGCATGAACGCCGCCAACCTGCGGCTGGTGGAAAGCGCGATCATGCTGGCGCTTGCAACGGTGCTGAGCCTGATCAAGGTGTACCAGATGCCGCTGGGCGGGTCGGTGACGCTGTGCAGCATGCTGCCGGTGCTGCTGATCGGCTACAAATACGGGTTCAAATGGGGGGTCCTTACGGGATTTACCTACGGCGTGATCCAGCTCCTGCTGGACGTCGCGGCGGTGATGTCCTGGGGCCTGACTCCCGTCGCGGTGGCGGCGTCGTTCGCATTCGACTACCTTCTCGCGTTCACCTGCCTGGGCCTTGCGGGCATCTACGGCAAGAGCTTCCCGAAATTCGTCGCGGGGATGTTCACGGCGGTCTTCCTGCGGTTTTTGAGCCATGTGATCTCCGGCGTGACGGCCTACGCCTCCTGGCTGCCGGACGAATGGCACGGCCACCTGTGGCTTTATTCCATCGCCTACAACGGCTCGTACGTTCTTCCCGACTTCGCCGTCTGCCTTGTGGTCGGCGCGCTGCTCTACAAGCCGCTCAGGCGTTTCCTCTGA
- a CDS encoding phage holin family protein, with protein sequence MRLFVKWLVCAVSLFLAARLFPGGFVLWGGWAAMIACATILWLLNIFLRPVLQVLALPFTLVTFGLFSLVVNGIVVALAAALIPGIVIRGLGVCVFISLLVSAGNLLFARRSHWRAD encoded by the coding sequence ATGAGATTATTTGTCAAGTGGCTGGTCTGCGCGGTCTCGCTGTTTCTGGCCGCGAGGCTTTTTCCGGGAGGTTTCGTCCTTTGGGGCGGATGGGCGGCCATGATCGCCTGCGCCACCATTCTCTGGTTATTGAACATCTTTCTGCGGCCTGTGCTGCAGGTCCTGGCGCTGCCGTTCACCCTTGTGACCTTCGGGCTGTTCAGCCTTGTGGTCAACGGGATCGTGGTCGCGCTGGCGGCCGCGCTGATTCCCGGAATCGTCATTCGGGGTCTGGGAGTCTGCGTGTTTATCTCCCTTCTGGTTTCGGCAGGCAACCTGTTGTTTGCCCGGAGATCGCATTGGCGCGCTGATTAA
- a CDS encoding heparan-alpha-glucosaminide N-acetyltransferase, with product MPEKSAAPNGRGRIYLMDELRGFAVFCMVFYHGFYTFGYLFGNDVGIYFFRFFMPAEPFFAGMFLFISGIASNLTHSNLARGTKLLAVALGVTLVTWIFLPEDVITFGVLHFLAVCMILFGLLKPYADRFRFSWVPVLVCFALYFLTRGVPYGTLGCGRGLGIPLPEGLYASAWLAPLGFPGPGFESSDYFPMLPWIFVFAAGTFVGKLAGAGRFPEIAYRSQVPVLSWFGRHALVLYLFHQPVIYGLCLLLKQAASYFS from the coding sequence ATGCCGGAAAAAAGCGCCGCGCCGAACGGGCGCGGCAGGATTTATTTAATGGACGAGCTCCGCGGTTTCGCCGTGTTCTGCATGGTGTTTTACCACGGCTTTTACACGTTCGGGTATCTGTTCGGAAACGACGTCGGGATTTATTTTTTCCGGTTCTTCATGCCCGCGGAACCCTTTTTCGCCGGGATGTTCCTGTTTATCTCCGGCATCGCCTCCAACCTGACGCATTCCAATTTAGCGCGCGGGACAAAGCTGCTGGCCGTCGCGCTCGGCGTGACGCTGGTCACCTGGATTTTTTTGCCGGAGGACGTCATCACGTTCGGCGTGCTGCATTTCCTCGCGGTGTGCATGATCCTGTTCGGCCTTCTCAAGCCTTATGCCGACCGCTTCCGGTTTTCGTGGGTCCCGGTCCTCGTCTGCTTTGCCCTTTATTTCCTGACGCGCGGCGTTCCGTACGGAACCCTGGGCTGCGGCCGGGGCCTCGGCATACCGCTGCCGGAGGGACTCTACGCTTCCGCCTGGCTCGCGCCGCTCGGCTTCCCCGGCCCCGGCTTTGAAAGCTCCGATTATTTCCCCATGCTGCCGTGGATTTTCGTTTTCGCGGCGGGGACCTTTGTCGGCAAGCTGGCCGGGGCGGGCAGATTCCCGGAAATCGCCTACCGCTCGCAGGTCCCCGTTCTCTCCTGGTTCGGGCGCCACGCGCTTGTGCTGTACCTGTTCCACCAGCCGGTCATCTACGGGCTGTGCCTGCTGCTCAAACAGGCCGCGTCCTATTTTTCCTGA
- a CDS encoding VOC family protein produces MTITHAAIYTLNLERLKDFYCRWFGGEAGPAYENPEKGFSSRFVRFGQGAALELMHRTHLKESVRGEFTAGYAHLAFSAESEEAVENLTKKMRAGGVPVVSGPRHTGDGCFESCVLDPDGNRVEITAEPKVQEK; encoded by the coding sequence ATGACCATTACCCACGCGGCAATTTACACTCTGAACCTGGAAAGACTGAAAGACTTCTACTGCCGGTGGTTCGGCGGCGAGGCCGGGCCGGCGTATGAAAACCCTGAGAAAGGCTTTTCCTCCCGCTTTGTCCGTTTCGGGCAGGGCGCGGCGCTGGAACTGATGCACCGCACACACCTGAAAGAATCCGTGCGCGGCGAGTTTACCGCGGGCTACGCGCACCTCGCGTTTTCCGCCGAATCGGAAGAAGCGGTGGAAAATCTGACAAAAAAGATGCGGGCAGGCGGCGTTCCCGTGGTGAGCGGCCCCAGGCATACCGGCGACGGCTGCTTTGAAAGCTGCGTGCTGGACCCGGACGGAAACCGGGTGGAGATCACGGCGGAGCCCAAGGTTCAGGAAAAATAG
- a CDS encoding Tex family protein, with product MDPITELTRRFNLQEWQVKNVVELIDAGNTIPFIARYRKEAHGSLDDQVLREIAERLDYLRSLEKRREEVKTLIEETGLLTPEVTAELQKAETLAEIEDIYRPFRPKRKTRASVAKEKGLEPLAEQIGKQGPGEPVLLAQSYVNPEKGVETPEDALAGALDILAERVSDNAEIRRRLRVVASAHGILVSKAAKPEEDSVYAPYYDFHEPVNKIAGHRVLAADRGEKEGFLKLSVELERARGLSIVFSECVRGDTPCARAVRAACEDAYDRLIFPSIEREIRNSLTEAADESAVRVFAVNLRQLFLQPPVRGKVAMGLDPGYRTGCKVAVVDATGRVLDTGVIYPTHSQAKVEEAKETVRRMILKHHVEVIAIGNGTASHETEEFAAGVIRELDAGVSYMVVSEAGASVYSASKLAAQEFPEFDVTLRSAVSIARRLQDPLAELVKIDPKAVGVGQYQHDMPKKMLDSALSGVVEDCVNSVGADLNTASPSLLEHIAGITPAVSKNIVGYREENGAFRSRKELLKVPKLGPKAFEQCAGFLRVPESEDLLDHTAVHPESYAAAKALLKLCDYSAAEIRRGSFPGLTEKVERIGREKAAAETGVGVPTLLDIVAELQRPGRDPRDELPKPLLRTDVMKLEDLKPGMELTGTVRNVIDFGAFIDIGVHQDGLVHVSQICDRFIKHPSEVLKVGDIVKVWVLSVDVKKQRISLTMRGGESPRTTARRSANGESVG from the coding sequence ATGGATCCGATCACCGAACTGACCCGCCGGTTCAACTTACAGGAATGGCAGGTGAAAAACGTCGTCGAGCTGATCGACGCCGGAAACACGATTCCGTTCATCGCGCGCTACCGCAAGGAGGCGCACGGCTCGCTGGACGACCAGGTTCTGCGCGAGATCGCGGAGCGCCTCGACTACCTGCGCTCGCTGGAAAAGCGCCGGGAGGAAGTCAAAACGCTGATTGAGGAAACGGGCCTTCTGACCCCGGAAGTGACGGCGGAGCTGCAAAAGGCGGAGACGCTGGCGGAGATCGAGGATATTTACCGCCCGTTCCGACCCAAGCGCAAAACGCGCGCCTCCGTGGCGAAGGAAAAGGGGCTGGAGCCGCTCGCGGAACAGATCGGAAAGCAGGGGCCGGGCGAACCGGTCCTTCTCGCCCAATCCTATGTGAATCCCGAAAAAGGGGTCGAAACGCCGGAGGACGCGCTTGCGGGCGCGCTCGACATTCTCGCGGAGCGCGTTTCCGACAACGCGGAGATCCGCCGCCGGCTGCGCGTGGTCGCGTCGGCCCACGGCATTTTGGTTTCAAAGGCGGCAAAGCCGGAGGAAGACAGCGTTTACGCGCCGTATTATGATTTTCATGAGCCGGTGAATAAAATCGCGGGGCACCGCGTGCTGGCAGCCGACCGGGGGGAAAAGGAAGGCTTTCTGAAACTGTCCGTCGAGCTGGAACGGGCGCGGGGGCTGTCCATCGTCTTTTCCGAGTGCGTCAGGGGGGACACGCCCTGCGCCCGCGCGGTCCGCGCCGCGTGCGAAGACGCCTACGACCGGCTGATCTTCCCGTCCATCGAGCGGGAGATCCGGAACTCCCTGACGGAGGCGGCGGACGAGTCCGCGGTCAGGGTGTTCGCGGTCAACCTGCGCCAGCTGTTCCTGCAGCCGCCGGTGCGCGGCAAGGTCGCGATGGGTCTCGACCCGGGGTACCGCACGGGCTGCAAGGTCGCCGTGGTGGACGCGACCGGGCGCGTGCTCGACACCGGGGTAATCTACCCGACCCACTCGCAGGCGAAGGTGGAGGAGGCGAAGGAAACCGTGCGGCGGATGATCTTAAAACATCATGTGGAGGTCATCGCGATCGGGAACGGCACCGCGTCCCACGAGACGGAGGAATTCGCCGCCGGGGTGATCCGCGAGCTGGACGCGGGCGTTTCCTACATGGTGGTCAGCGAGGCGGGCGCGTCGGTGTATTCGGCGAGCAAGCTGGCGGCGCAGGAATTCCCGGAGTTCGACGTGACGCTGCGCAGCGCGGTCTCGATCGCGCGGCGGCTCCAGGACCCGCTGGCGGAGCTGGTCAAAATCGACCCGAAGGCGGTCGGCGTGGGGCAGTACCAGCATGACATGCCGAAAAAGATGCTGGATTCCGCGCTTTCCGGCGTGGTGGAGGACTGCGTCAACTCGGTCGGGGCCGACCTGAACACGGCCTCCCCGTCGCTCCTCGAACACATCGCCGGAATCACGCCCGCGGTTTCGAAAAACATCGTGGGGTACCGCGAGGAAAACGGCGCGTTCCGCAGCAGGAAAGAGCTGCTCAAAGTGCCGAAGCTCGGCCCGAAGGCGTTCGAGCAGTGCGCCGGATTCCTGCGCGTACCGGAAAGCGAGGACCTTCTCGACCACACCGCCGTGCACCCGGAGTCCTACGCGGCGGCAAAGGCGCTTTTGAAGCTGTGCGACTACAGCGCGGCGGAAATCAGGCGCGGCAGTTTCCCCGGCCTCACGGAAAAGGTGGAGCGGATTGGCCGGGAAAAGGCCGCTGCCGAAACCGGCGTGGGCGTGCCGACGCTGCTCGACATCGTGGCGGAGCTGCAGCGCCCGGGCCGCGACCCGCGCGACGAGCTGCCGAAGCCTCTGCTCCGCACCGACGTGATGAAGCTGGAGGATCTGAAACCCGGCATGGAACTGACCGGGACGGTGCGCAACGTGATCGACTTCGGCGCGTTTATCGACATCGGCGTGCATCAGGACGGGCTGGTTCACGTTTCCCAGATCTGCGACCGGTTCATCAAGCATCCCTCGGAGGTGCTGAAGGTCGGGGATATCGTCAAGGTATGGGTGCTGTCGGTCGACGTGAAAAAGCAGCGCATCTCCCTGACCATGCGCGGCGGCGAGTCGCCGCGGACTACGGCCCGCCGGTCAGCAAACGGTGAATCGGTCGGCTGA
- a CDS encoding HAD-IA family hydrolase: MSLRCDLILFDLDGTLTDSGPGITNGLREAFRHVGWPVPGPQVLRRFIGPPLLNMLKELFPRMTEKTTAELIGDYRRYYAERGAFENEVYPGIFDLLDELRLGGAKLAVVTSKPATPTKRILDYFGLSPHFDYVSAESDSDRGSGKEFLIRPALEHFGVPASRAVMIGDTKYDAAGARRAGTNFVGVLYGFGTREEMEREGGEHFSRTVEDLRGFLIDK, encoded by the coding sequence ATGAGCCTTCGCTGTGATCTGATCCTGTTCGACCTGGACGGCACACTGACGGACTCCGGGCCGGGGATCACCAACGGGCTGAGGGAAGCGTTCCGGCATGTCGGCTGGCCGGTCCCCGGGCCGCAGGTGCTGCGCCGGTTCATCGGTCCTCCGCTCCTCAACATGCTGAAGGAACTTTTTCCCCGGATGACGGAAAAGACGACCGCCGAGCTGATCGGCGACTACCGCAGATACTACGCGGAGCGGGGCGCCTTTGAAAACGAGGTATACCCCGGCATTTTCGATCTTCTGGACGAGCTGCGGCTGGGCGGGGCAAAGCTGGCGGTCGTGACCTCGAAGCCCGCGACCCCGACAAAGCGAATCCTGGATTATTTCGGCCTTTCGCCGCATTTTGATTATGTCTCGGCGGAGAGCGACTCCGACCGCGGCAGCGGCAAGGAGTTTCTGATCCGCCCCGCGCTGGAGCACTTCGGCGTTCCCGCGTCCCGCGCCGTCATGATCGGCGACACGAAATACGACGCGGCGGGCGCGCGCAGGGCGGGCACGAACTTTGTCGGGGTCCTGTACGGATTCGGCACGCGGGAGGAAATGGAGCGCGAGGGCGGGGAGCATTTTTCCAGAACGGTGGAAGACCTGCGCGGATTTCTGATTGACAAATAG
- a CDS encoding ECF transporter S component, with protein MKKSMTVNLTGAALCIALGLILPVLFHMVGAGSVFLPMHIPVLLCGLLFGWQYGAVCGLIVPLLSSLLTGMPPIFPTAAAMMLELCAYGLLTGLFYRKMRWNVYPALICAMLGGRVVSGAANAVFLGMADKPYGFAAFLSASFVQAVPGIIIQIVFIPVIVLALEKASVFRRERA; from the coding sequence ATGAAAAAATCAATGACGGTAAACCTCACCGGCGCGGCGCTCTGCATCGCCCTCGGCCTGATTCTGCCGGTTCTGTTCCACATGGTGGGGGCCGGTTCGGTCTTTCTTCCCATGCACATTCCGGTTCTGCTCTGCGGCCTGCTGTTCGGCTGGCAGTACGGCGCCGTCTGCGGTTTGATCGTGCCGCTGCTTTCCTCCCTGCTGACCGGGATGCCGCCCATTTTCCCGACGGCGGCCGCCATGATGCTGGAGCTTTGCGCCTACGGCCTTCTGACCGGTCTGTTTTACAGAAAGATGCGCTGGAACGTGTACCCCGCATTAATCTGCGCCATGCTGGGCGGAAGAGTGGTTTCCGGCGCCGCGAACGCGGTTTTCCTGGGAATGGCGGATAAGCCCTACGGATTCGCCGCCTTCCTTTCCGCTTCGTTCGTGCAGGCCGTTCCGGGAATCATCATCCAGATCGTCTTTATCCCCGTGATCGTTCTGGCTCTGGAAAAGGCGAGCGTATTTAGAAGGGAAAGGGCTTAG
- a CDS encoding DUF2089 domain-containing protein, with protein sequence MEYAAPTKCSVCGAELQITRLTCPNCSSEITGVFSPCRYCSLNERQKLFLDTFLKCRGNIKEVERTLSVSYPTVKNMLEELLAALFPQDPPAPDRPDPEEVLDLLEQKKITAEEAAKLLSGK encoded by the coding sequence ATGGAATACGCGGCGCCAACCAAATGCTCGGTCTGCGGGGCGGAGCTGCAGATCACGCGCCTGACCTGCCCGAACTGTTCGTCGGAAATTACGGGCGTTTTTTCTCCCTGCCGGTACTGTTCGCTGAACGAGCGGCAGAAGCTGTTTCTGGACACCTTTTTAAAGTGCCGCGGCAACATCAAAGAGGTGGAGCGGACGCTGTCCGTTTCATACCCGACGGTAAAGAACATGCTGGAAGAGCTGCTTGCGGCGCTTTTCCCCCAGGACCCGCCCGCCCCGGACCGTCCGGACCCGGAGGAAGTCCTCGATCTGCTGGAGCAGAAAAAGATCACGGCGGAGGAAGCGGCAAAGCTGCTTTCCGGAAAATAA
- a CDS encoding IS30 family transposase, with product MDYHHLTPKERALIAQLWNNGISMRQLARRLQRDPGTISREIKRNRSGQKYLSVPARARYLERRMECRRKRLYQNPRLTAYISEKLELSWSPEQIAGRIRLDYPDDRDMKISHSSIYRSLRADLLPRSVQLTMKLRHYGRQHGETRGYKAGAREIRERSKEVLRRKRLGDWEADTIVFGQAKRVYLLNVTDRKSRYCCLAVLRNIRREEVMRGFEFFFEGGKVPLRTVTSDRGIEFNCHREFESRFEALYYYTRPASPWQKPTVENTNGLIRQFFPRGTRFTELTPEAVAFVMERLNDRPRKCLNWKTPAEVISSYLLHFT from the coding sequence ATGGACTACCACCATCTTACACCAAAAGAGCGCGCATTGATAGCCCAATTGTGGAATAACGGGATCAGTATGAGGCAGCTTGCACGCAGGTTGCAAAGGGATCCGGGCACAATCAGCCGGGAGATCAAGAGGAACCGTTCGGGACAAAAATATCTTAGCGTTCCGGCACGGGCCCGGTACCTTGAACGGCGAATGGAATGCCGCCGGAAGAGGCTGTATCAAAACCCACGTCTGACAGCTTACATATCCGAAAAGCTTGAATTGTCATGGTCGCCCGAACAAATTGCCGGAAGAATCCGGTTAGACTATCCGGATGACCGGGACATGAAAATCTCGCACAGCAGCATATATCGGTCGCTACGCGCGGACTTGCTGCCACGTTCCGTACAACTTACGATGAAACTGCGTCACTATGGCCGTCAGCATGGAGAAACTCGTGGGTACAAGGCCGGGGCGCGGGAAATCCGGGAGAGAAGCAAAGAAGTTCTACGCAGAAAGAGACTTGGAGACTGGGAAGCTGACACGATCGTGTTCGGACAAGCAAAACGCGTTTATTTGCTGAATGTGACCGACCGAAAAAGTCGATACTGCTGCCTGGCCGTCCTGCGCAACATCAGACGGGAAGAAGTCATGCGGGGCTTTGAGTTCTTCTTTGAAGGCGGAAAGGTTCCGCTCCGCACGGTAACGTCGGATCGAGGGATCGAATTCAACTGCCACCGTGAATTTGAGAGCCGCTTTGAAGCGTTGTATTATTACACTCGCCCAGCCTCTCCGTGGCAGAAGCCAACTGTGGAAAATACGAACGGATTGATTCGTCAGTTTTTCCCCAGAGGAACCCGTTTTACAGAACTTACCCCAGAAGCCGTGGCATTTGTCATGGAGCGTCTCAACGACCGCCCGCGTAAATGTTTGAATTGGAAAACTCCTGCTGAAGTCATTTCTTCTTATCTGTTGCACTTCACTTGA
- a CDS encoding O-methyltransferase, which yields MDEKAGEFIESLYRRKETLTKDEFVRLTEWKDFIPVVDDDVARFLRLVLAMKKPKRILEIGTSIGYSATNMALAAREYGGRIITLENDPKAAAQARENFRRAGVDSVAAVREGDALYLLPALGSGSFDLVFQDADKRLYSRLLPECIRVLAPGGIFLADDALFPAMDLDEKWQDLVAPMEKFDRQVAASPELVSTLLPIGDGLICAVKKD from the coding sequence ATGGATGAAAAAGCAGGTGAATTCATCGAATCCCTTTACCGGCGGAAAGAGACGCTGACAAAAGACGAATTCGTCCGGCTGACGGAATGGAAGGATTTTATTCCCGTGGTGGATGATGACGTCGCGCGTTTTCTCCGGCTGGTTCTGGCCATGAAGAAGCCGAAGCGGATTCTGGAAATCGGCACGAGCATCGGGTATTCCGCAACAAATATGGCGCTGGCCGCGCGGGAATACGGCGGCAGGATCATCACGCTGGAAAACGATCCGAAGGCCGCGGCACAGGCGCGGGAAAACTTTCGCCGGGCGGGAGTCGATTCCGTCGCCGCGGTCCGGGAGGGCGACGCGCTCTACCTGCTTCCGGCGCTGGGCTCCGGCTCGTTCGACCTTGTGTTCCAGGACGCGGACAAACGCCTGTATTCCCGCCTGTTGCCGGAGTGCATCCGGGTCCTGGCGCCGGGCGGCATTTTTCTCGCTGACGACGCGCTGTTCCCCGCGATGGACCTCGATGAAAAATGGCAGGATCTTGTCGCTCCCATGGAGAAGTTCGACCGGCAGGTCGCGGCCTCGCCGGAGCTTGTCAGCACGCTGCTGCCGATTGGGGACGGCCTGATCTGCGCCGTGAAAAAAGACTGA
- a CDS encoding class I SAM-dependent methyltransferase: METASQTGEIREFFDRCAETWDCLDRGRPEKIAAIVTLSGVKEGSRVADIACGTGVLFPEILSRNPAFLLGTDLSEKMIGRARAKFSDGRLRTVASDCFELRESGFDTILIYNAYPHFPDKKRLAEKMASMLRKGGRLMIAHGTGRAAINGRHNGKMTGRISWELRSAEEEAAEFSGLFQIDMTADTEEIYFFSGFRK; encoded by the coding sequence ATGGAGACAGCATCTCAGACCGGGGAAATCAGGGAATTTTTCGACCGCTGCGCGGAGACATGGGACTGCCTGGACCGCGGCAGACCGGAAAAGATCGCGGCGATCGTGACATTGTCCGGAGTAAAAGAGGGCTCCCGCGTGGCGGATATCGCCTGCGGGACGGGGGTCCTGTTTCCTGAAATCCTGTCCAGGAATCCCGCGTTTCTTCTTGGAACGGACCTTTCGGAGAAAATGATCGGCCGGGCGCGCGCAAAGTTTTCCGACGGGCGGCTGCGCACGGTGGCCTCGGACTGCTTCGAGCTCCGCGAATCGGGGTTCGACACCATTCTGATTTACAACGCGTACCCCCATTTCCCCGACAAAAAGCGGCTCGCGGAAAAGATGGCCTCCATGCTGAGGAAGGGCGGAAGGCTGATGATCGCGCACGGAACGGGCCGGGCTGCCATCAACGGCCGCCACAACGGAAAGATGACCGGCCGCATTTCCTGGGAACTGCGGTCCGCGGAAGAAGAAGCCGCGGAATTTTCCGGGCTGTTTCAAATCGATATGACGGCAGACACGGAGGAAATCTATTTCTTTTCCGGTTTCAGAAAATAA
- a CDS encoding deoxyribonuclease IV, with product MLKIGCHLSAAKGYASMCRDALSIGANTFQFFTRNPRGGRARALDPKDENQFLQLMRENNIGPVVAHAPYTMNVCSADEKVRAFGCSVLADDLARMERLPGNCYNLHPGSHGGQGAEEGIRMIAGALNEILTPEMHTTVLLETMAGKGSEVGRSFEELRAILDRVECSERIGVCLDTCHIFDAGYDIVGDPDGVLGEFDRAVGLSRLRAVHLNDSKNPIGSRKDRHERIGEGRIGFDALLRFARHPAVRDLPLILETPNDLSGHGREIAAISAAWKTSGNP from the coding sequence ATGCTGAAAATCGGCTGCCACCTTTCGGCGGCGAAAGGATACGCCTCGATGTGCCGCGACGCGCTCTCGATCGGCGCGAACACGTTCCAGTTCTTTACGCGCAACCCGCGCGGAGGCAGAGCCCGCGCGCTCGACCCGAAAGATGAAAATCAGTTCCTTCAGCTGATGCGGGAAAACAACATCGGTCCGGTCGTCGCGCACGCGCCGTACACCATGAACGTCTGCTCCGCCGACGAAAAGGTCCGCGCGTTCGGGTGTTCGGTGCTGGCGGACGATCTGGCGCGCATGGAGCGCCTACCCGGCAACTGCTATAATCTTCACCCCGGCAGCCACGGCGGGCAGGGCGCGGAGGAGGGTATCCGGATGATCGCCGGCGCGCTCAACGAAATTCTAACGCCGGAAATGCATACCACGGTTCTTCTTGAAACCATGGCCGGCAAGGGGAGCGAGGTCGGCCGCAGTTTCGAGGAACTGAGGGCGATTCTCGACCGGGTGGAGTGTTCGGAGCGGATCGGCGTTTGCCTCGACACCTGCCATATATTCGACGCGGGGTACGACATCGTCGGCGACCCGGACGGCGTGCTGGGGGAATTCGACCGCGCCGTCGGCCTTTCCCGGCTGCGGGCCGTTCATCTGAACGACAGCAAAAATCCCATCGGCAGCCGCAAGGACCGGCACGAGCGGATCGGCGAGGGGCGGATCGGCTTCGACGCCCTGCTCCGCTTCGCCCGCCATCCCGCCGTGCGGGATCTTCCGCTGATCCTGGAAACGCCGAACGACCTTTCAGGCCACGGAAGGGAAATCGCGGCAATTTCGGCGGCATGGAAAACCTCCGGAAATCCGTAA